The DNA sequence TTGGGGGAGGCCGCCAATGGCGATTGGTCGACGCCTACGGAGGCACTCGCGCTGAAGAACTTTTCCGAGCCGTCTTACAGCGCGGAGGAGCTATAGGCGGATCTTCCGCAGGGGCTACCATTCAGGGTTCGTACCTGGCCCGGGGCGATACCAAAAACAATCAGATCATGATGGGAGATCACGAAGTTGGTTTCGGTTTCATCAAAAACATCGCCATTGATCAGCACGTCCTGTCCCGCAATCGGCAATTTGACATGTTTACCATTCTGGATCAACATCCGGAATTGCTGGGTATCGGAATCGACGAAGGAACCGCCATCATCGTGCAAGGTGATACTTTCGAAGTCATGGGACCAAGCTACGTTTTGGTTTACGACCAAAGTTTTTGGTCAAGAGAAGGGAGTGATTTAAAAAAATTACCCCCTGTAGAACGCAGCTTTTACTTCCTCAGGAATGGGGATCGCTACGACATGAAACAGCGTAAGGTCTTATTGGAAGAAGGATTTTAAGTAGAGGGCAGAGGGACTGTAAACGGTAAGTTACCATCCCTCTACCTTCTGCTTAAGGACGCGAAGCGGACCGCATAGCGCCATTTACGACAGGCCAAAACCGTAGTAGAACACCTCTGGAGAGCCTTCGTAAACGCCTTCTACCAGCACTCCACCGTTCTTGTTCTCCAGTGCTTTGATCAGCTCCTCTACGTTGCGAATTATTTGCCCATCCACTTTGGTAATGATAAATCCTTCGCGCATACTGGTCTGGCGACTGATTTTTCCAGCATAGAGCTTACTTACTTTGACACCACCAGTAATGTTCAGCGCTGCTGCCTGGTCTTTGCTGATATTTTCAAAACTGGCACCCAATTCATTAAATAGCTCATTGCGTTCGGCAGCTACGATCTTCGTTTCGCCCTCCTGACCTTTCAATTGCACGGTTAGTTCCAGATCTTTTTTACCGCGAATCAGGCTCAGTTTTACATCATCGCCCGGGCGGTTACGCGCAATCAGTTCTTGTAGTTCGGCGGGCGTCTGCACCTTCAGTTCATTTACCGCGACAATCACATCACCTACTTTCACACCAGCGGCGGCAGCGGCGCTTTTCTCGCCTACTTCTTCAACGTAGACGCCGGTATTGACAGAGAGTTCTTTCTCCTTCGCCAAATTACCTTCTACTCCGCGGATACGGATTCCAAGGAAACCCCGCTGAACAGTGCCATATTTCAACAAATCTTCTACCACTTTGCTGACAATATTAGCGGGCACTGCAAAACCGTAACCCGCATAAGCCCCCGTTGGACTAGCAATGGCGGTATTGATTCCGATCAGTCCACCTTGCAGGTTTACCAATGCGCCCCCACTGTTTCCGGGGTTGATGGCAGCATCGGTCTGAATGAAAGATTCAACCGCATACTGGTCTTGCAGAATATTGATACTGCGAGATTTTGCACTCACAATACCAGCCGTAACAGTAGAATTCAAATTAAAAGGATTGCCCACGGCCAGTACCCACTCTCCAATTTTCACATCGTCGGAGTTGACCAAAGGAAGCGCAGGTAAGTCTTTAGCCTGAATTTGCAGTAAAGCCAAGTCTGTAGTTGGATCGGTACCAATCACTGTCGCTTTGAAAGTGCGGTTATCGTGCAAGGCTACTTCTATGTCGCTGGCGTCTGCAACCACATGGTTATTGGTGACTATATAACCGCCACTATTGATAATGACGCCAGATCCTGTACCCACCCGATCGGGAGCACCCTGTCCTGGCTTTTGCCCTTGGGGGCCAAAAAAGAAATCTCCTCCTCGATCGCCAAAAAAGTCTTTAAAGGGGTCCGGTAATTGGCGGTATTGCTGCTGTGATTGCGCCATTTTTGCCGTCTGGGTAGACTTGATATGAACCACGGCTTCCATCACATCTTGGGATACTTTCGTAAAATCGAGGGGTACAATTTCATTGTCACCGTTTACCGTCAAAACGGCACCTTTTACCGGCATGCCATCAATGTGTTCAATCTTGATGGTCTCATCGGTTCCAAAAAGGCCTGGCGCCCAAAAGACGACTCCCAGGGATACTGCCAGGGCTATTAGCCCAGAGATGATATAATTTTTCATGTTATTCAGATTTAAGTTAATTAATGGAAAGAAAATTAAATCTGTAAACGTGTTACATAGATTGGTTTTGCTGATGAAAATTACAATTAAACCACAACAAGGCTTGTGCCATCCCAGGTAGACTGACAAATATTCAGTCGCTATTTTAGTAACAACAGTTCCTCCAAATGTCACTTTGTCAATCTGTCATTTTTTTGTTGTTCGCGTGTCAACCCAATGTCAACAAGCTCGTTCGTAGCGAACAATGTTAAAAATTGCCAGATATGAGGTAAATTGCCCACCAAGCCTCACCAAACAAATTAGGACATGTTTCACCCCCAACTTTTTGCCGATAAAGTAGCCCTCGTCACGGGTGGGCGATCGGGTATCGGCTTTGCTATCGCCAAACAAATGCTCCAACTTGGCGCAAAAGTCGTCATTTGTTCCCGCAAGGAAGACCTCCTCAAAAAGTCGACGGAAGAACTTCGTCAGTACGGCGAATGCACTTCCCTACCCTGCGATATTCGCAAAAGCGAAGACCTTCAGGCCTTAGCCGAATTCATTAAAACCACTCACGGCCGCCTCGATATTTTGGTCAATAATGCTGGTGGACAGTTCCCGTCTTTGTCAGAATACATCAGTGATAAAGGTTGGAGGGCCGTCATCGACAACAACCTCAACGGTACCTTCTTCGCCATTCGCGAAATGGCCAACACCTTTTTTCTGCCTCAATCACAAGGCATTATCGTCAATATCATCGCGAGCATCAACCGTGGTTTTCCGGCCATGGCACATACGGCCGCTGCGCGCGCTGGCGTCGAAAACCTCACCAAGTCACTGGCTCAGGAATGGGCGGCCTCGGGCATTCGGATCAATTGTGTTGCCCCTGGCATCATCGAGTCTTCGGGATTGGAAACCTACCCACAACCGGTTCAGGATATGTTTGCGGAAGCCCAAAAAGCAATTCCGCTCCAGCGTTTTGGACAAGTAGAGGACATCTCCAACGCCGTTTGTTTTCTGGCCAGCCCACTAGCGGCTTATATCTCCGGTATTGCGCTCTACGTGGATGGCGCCCAGCATCTCAACTTCGACAATATGGGGCTGGCTAATTTGCTAAAGTCGTATTTGTAAAAAGGTTTGTAAATTGTGAATGCCCCAAAAGACCATTGCCAAAAAAACGAACTACACGCAATGGATAAAAGCCAACTAACCCAAAACCTTGAGCCCATACTGGCCGCTTTTTATCGCTGGGAAAAAGAGCAGGCGAATACCATTTTTCTTCGCCAACCTTATGGTAAAAAATGGAAAGAACTGACCTATGCCGAAGTTGGGCAACAGGCCCGTCGCTTGTGTACGGCACTTCAGCGCAAAGGCCTCCAGGCGGGTGATCACGTGGGTATTCTATCCAAAAATTGTTACCATTGGATCATTACCGACCTGGCCCTGATGATGGGGGATTTTGTTTCTGTGCCTTTTTACGCCAGCTTGCCTGCTGCCGCCTTGGAGGAAGTCATCAAGCTGAGCGATATCAAGCTGCTCTTTGTAGGTAAACTCGACGAATGGAATGAAGAGAAAACCAATGTAACTCCAGCGAATTTGCAGGTTGTAAAATTCCCCCATTACGCAGGCAACGCCAGCGTGGATATTGGTGAAGATTGGGAAGAGCTTGTCGCGGGTGCTCCCCCACTAGAAGGCAATACCCTACCCGATCTCGATGATTTGTGGACCATTCTGTTTACCTCCGGAACGACGGGCACGCCCAAAGGCGTGATGCATACTTATCGCAATCCTGCTTTGGTACTACGTATTGAAGAACTGACAAATTTTACGGGTACGCTGCAGTTGAAACGAAAAAAATGGTTCTCCTTTCTGCCCCTCAACCACGTTGCTGAGCGTATCGGCGTAGAGGCTAATTGTTTGGCCAATGGAGGAAGCATTTCGTTTGCGGAATCGATTGACACCTTTGCCGATAACCTTAAGAGTGTCCAACCTTCATTCATTTTTGCCGTACCGAGAATATGGACTAAATTTTACCAGGCTGTTACGTCCAAAATCCCTGCCCCCCTTTTGAGTATACTTTTCCGCATCCCCCTGCTGGGGAATGCCCTAAAAAAATATTTGCGCAAAGCCATGGGGCTTGGCCATGTTGAGATCGCTGGCACGGGTGCTGCCATTACTCCTGCTTATCTCAAACGTTGGTACCAACAGCTGGGTATCCACCTGATTGAAGCTTACGGGATGACAGAAGTATGTGGCTCAATTTGCAATGGTCCACAAGCCGATGCTCCAGCCGACGCCGTCGGAAGTCCGGTACCGTTTTGTGAGGTAAAAATAGCGGATGACAATGAGGAAATTCTGATGCGCGCGCCCTATCAAATGACGGGTTATTATCGGTCACCAGAAAAAACCGCAGAGGTGCTCCGGGATGGATGGATTTACAGCGGCGACCGCGGCACCATCGATGAACAGGGCTACGTTCGCGTCATTGGTCGAGTCAAGGATGCTTTCAAAACATCCAAAGGCCAGTTTATCGTCCCCAATCCAATGGAAGAACATCTGGCGCAAAACGAATATTTAGAACAAGTCTGTGTCGTTGGACTGGGGTGCTCCCAACCGATCGCACTCGTTAATTTATCGCCTGGTGGCTGTAATACTCCGCGAAAAGCCATCGAAGATTCATTGAAGCAGACCCTTAACGGAATCAATCAACAGTTAGCCAATTACCACCGTATTTCTACCATCGTTATCGATAAAATCAACTGGTCAGAAGCCAATCGCTTGCTTACCCCTACGATGAAAGTTCGTCGGGCAGCACTAGATGAAGCTTATGGTGAGAAATATGAACAATGGCATCTGGCGAAGGAGGTGGTAGTTTGGAAATGATAGTTGATGGTTAGATGGTTGATGGTTTGACTAACCATCAACCATCAACTTACAACAATCAACCATTTTAAATCATTATTTGCTCCTCTTCTCCCTAACTTAGGGCTCGAAAACGACAATAGCAAACCAATTGGCAGATGATAGCGCAACAATACGACATACAGGAAGTAGATCGAATATTTGCTTTACAGCGGCGGCCTGATAACCTCCAACGGATGAAGAACACCACCGCACGGGAGCGACTGGAGCGCATTATAAAAATCGAGCAGTATATCCTCAACGAAGAGAACCAGGCGCGTTTGGCGAAAGCCATGTGGTTTGATTTACGTAAATCAAGGGAGGAAACGCTCGCTACGGAAATCATTCCCATCCTGACGGTACTCCTCTATATCAAGCGGCAGCTAAAGACCTGGATGCGGCCCCAGCGGGTAGGTGCTCCGCTGGCCATGTTGGGTATCTCTTCCTATATTCGCTATGAACCTAAAGGCCAGGTACTGCTGATCGCTCCCTGGAACTACCCTTTCCAATTGGCGATCAACCCGCTTTTGCATGCGATTGCAGCTGGGAATGTTTGCATTATCAAACCTTCCGAAATAGCGGCAGCGACCTCCAGTTTTATCAAGAACATGGTAACCGAACTTTTTGATGAACACGAAGTAGCCGTCATAGAAGGCGATGTACCTATTTCCCAAGCCCTGTTGGATAAGCCATTTCACCACATCTTCTTTACTGGAAGCCCTGCGGTGGGTAAAATCGTGATGAAAGCCGCCGCTCAGCATCTGACTTCCGTGACGTTGGAACTAGGCGGAAAATCGCCCTGCATCATCGACGAAACGGCAAATGTAAAAGTGGCTGCCGAACGAATCGCCTGGGGTAAATTGCTCAACAATGGCCAAACTTGCATTGCGCCAGATTATGTGCTGGTGCACGAAAGCCAGAAAGCAGCCTTTATCAAAGAATACCAAGCCTGGATAGAAAAGTCCTACAATTCCGACCAGAAAGGTATCCAGGCGTCGCCGTACTACACGCGGATCATCAATGAGAAAAATTTTCATCGGGTTAAAAACCTGATTGATGATGCTGTGGCAAAAGGTGCACAACTCATCGGCAGCGGCAAAACGGA is a window from the Lewinella sp. LCG006 genome containing:
- a CDS encoding aldehyde dehydrogenase family protein, producing MIAQQYDIQEVDRIFALQRRPDNLQRMKNTTARERLERIIKIEQYILNEENQARLAKAMWFDLRKSREETLATEIIPILTVLLYIKRQLKTWMRPQRVGAPLAMLGISSYIRYEPKGQVLLIAPWNYPFQLAINPLLHAIAAGNVCIIKPSEIAAATSSFIKNMVTELFDEHEVAVIEGDVPISQALLDKPFHHIFFTGSPAVGKIVMKAAAQHLTSVTLELGGKSPCIIDETANVKVAAERIAWGKLLNNGQTCIAPDYVLVHESQKAAFIKEYQAWIEKSYNSDQKGIQASPYYTRIINEKNFHRVKNLIDDAVAKGAQLIGSGKTDADDKFIAPCLLDQVATEMAVMQEEIFGPVLPVITFRNLSEVPTYIQQFPKPLALYIMSNNRSNQEYLLNNTTAGGTAINELMITTLNPELPFGGVNNSGIGKSNGKHSFVEFSNERGVMKRRFLDFKMLFPPYKTTIFEWMIKAARL
- a CDS encoding Do family serine endopeptidase; this encodes MKNYIISGLIALAVSLGVVFWAPGLFGTDETIKIEHIDGMPVKGAVLTVNGDNEIVPLDFTKVSQDVMEAVVHIKSTQTAKMAQSQQQYRQLPDPFKDFFGDRGGDFFFGPQGQKPGQGAPDRVGTGSGVIINSGGYIVTNNHVVADASDIEVALHDNRTFKATVIGTDPTTDLALLQIQAKDLPALPLVNSDDVKIGEWVLAVGNPFNLNSTVTAGIVSAKSRSINILQDQYAVESFIQTDAAINPGNSGGALVNLQGGLIGINTAIASPTGAYAGYGFAVPANIVSKVVEDLLKYGTVQRGFLGIRIRGVEGNLAKEKELSVNTGVYVEEVGEKSAAAAAGVKVGDVIVAVNELKVQTPAELQELIARNRPGDDVKLSLIRGKKDLELTVQLKGQEGETKIVAAERNELFNELGASFENISKDQAAALNITGGVKVSKLYAGKISRQTSMREGFIITKVDGQIIRNVEELIKALENKNGGVLVEGVYEGSPEVFYYGFGLS
- a CDS encoding AMP-binding protein, coding for MDKSQLTQNLEPILAAFYRWEKEQANTIFLRQPYGKKWKELTYAEVGQQARRLCTALQRKGLQAGDHVGILSKNCYHWIITDLALMMGDFVSVPFYASLPAAALEEVIKLSDIKLLFVGKLDEWNEEKTNVTPANLQVVKFPHYAGNASVDIGEDWEELVAGAPPLEGNTLPDLDDLWTILFTSGTTGTPKGVMHTYRNPALVLRIEELTNFTGTLQLKRKKWFSFLPLNHVAERIGVEANCLANGGSISFAESIDTFADNLKSVQPSFIFAVPRIWTKFYQAVTSKIPAPLLSILFRIPLLGNALKKYLRKAMGLGHVEIAGTGAAITPAYLKRWYQQLGIHLIEAYGMTEVCGSICNGPQADAPADAVGSPVPFCEVKIADDNEEILMRAPYQMTGYYRSPEKTAEVLRDGWIYSGDRGTIDEQGYVRVIGRVKDAFKTSKGQFIVPNPMEEHLAQNEYLEQVCVVGLGCSQPIALVNLSPGGCNTPRKAIEDSLKQTLNGINQQLANYHRISTIVIDKINWSEANRLLTPTMKVRRAALDEAYGEKYEQWHLAKEVVVWK
- a CDS encoding SDR family oxidoreductase, with the translated sequence MFHPQLFADKVALVTGGRSGIGFAIAKQMLQLGAKVVICSRKEDLLKKSTEELRQYGECTSLPCDIRKSEDLQALAEFIKTTHGRLDILVNNAGGQFPSLSEYISDKGWRAVIDNNLNGTFFAIREMANTFFLPQSQGIIVNIIASINRGFPAMAHTAAARAGVENLTKSLAQEWAASGIRINCVAPGIIESSGLETYPQPVQDMFAEAQKAIPLQRFGQVEDISNAVCFLASPLAAYISGIALYVDGAQHLNFDNMGLANLLKSYL
- a CDS encoding cyanophycinase yields the protein MRPIFPFCVFPLFFLLFSCQSNPLGAQPKPLTTGPETGSLVVAGGGHLGDDMLLKFIELAGGMNASLVVIPTAGGAPSYDQDAGVASAFRRLGAQNVQVLHTNDPAVANSTDFTKVLKNAGGVWFGGGRQWRLVDAYGGTRAEELFRAVLQRGGAIGGSSAGATIQGSYLARGDTKNNQIMMGDHEVGFGFIKNIAIDQHVLSRNRQFDMFTILDQHPELLGIGIDEGTAIIVQGDTFEVMGPSYVLVYDQSFWSREGSDLKKLPPVERSFYFLRNGDRYDMKQRKVLLEEGF